A single genomic interval of Cellulosilyticum sp. I15G10I2 harbors:
- a CDS encoding LacI family DNA-binding transcriptional regulator, with protein MTIKEIANIAGVSPTAVSLVLNNKKGVGKETRKQILDLLDQYHYPLPKKAGTVPKNILFLKYIKHGMIVEENAGFISAIMDSIENDCRSQGYNLSIVISENRLEETLQDIDYTAFHGLILLGTELDFFSYPLLEKIPIPYIVVDNVMPNFHCNAIAISNHEIVYHALSHLASLGHKDIAYFRSNISIQNFDERAISFEESAKQLNLSFDISNKFLLTPTLLGAYESMKNYLSRGLRLPRCAFADNDTIAIGAMKALNEFKYKIPHDIAVIGFDDIHFSAINSPSLSTMSVPKKLMGSLALRHLHATIEDASFQNVKTRIGGTIVIRHSTHII; from the coding sequence TTGACAATAAAGGAAATAGCGAATATTGCTGGCGTTTCTCCTACGGCAGTTTCTCTTGTATTAAATAACAAAAAGGGTGTAGGAAAAGAAACTCGCAAACAGATCTTAGATCTACTAGATCAATATCACTATCCTCTTCCTAAAAAAGCAGGTACTGTACCTAAAAATATATTATTTTTAAAATATATAAAACATGGTATGATTGTGGAAGAAAATGCAGGATTTATTTCTGCTATTATGGATTCTATTGAGAATGATTGTCGCAGTCAAGGCTATAATTTAAGTATTGTTATTTCGGAAAATCGCTTAGAGGAGACCCTCCAAGATATTGATTATACCGCTTTCCATGGGTTAATACTGCTTGGAACTGAACTGGATTTCTTTTCTTATCCTCTTTTAGAAAAAATACCAATTCCATATATTGTTGTTGATAATGTAATGCCTAATTTTCACTGTAATGCTATTGCAATAAGCAATCATGAAATTGTTTACCATGCTTTATCACATCTTGCTTCGCTTGGGCATAAGGATATTGCGTATTTTCGTAGTAATATAAGTATCCAAAACTTCGATGAGCGTGCTATTAGTTTTGAAGAATCTGCAAAACAATTAAATCTAAGTTTTGATATTTCGAATAAATTTTTATTAACGCCAACATTACTTGGAGCATATGAGAGTATGAAAAATTATCTAAGCCGAGGCTTGAGATTGCCGAGGTGTGCTTTTGCAGATAACGATACTATAGCTATTGGTGCGATGAAAGCTCTAAATGAATTTAAATATAAAATACCCCATGATATTGCTGTAATTGGATTTGATGATATACATTTTTCTGCTATTAATTCGCCATCACTTTCAACAATGAGTGTGCCAAAAAAATTAATGGGCTCTTTGGCATTGAGACATCTCCATGCGACTATCGAAGATGCCTCTTTTCAAAATGTTAAAACACGTATTGGTGGGACGATTGTCATTCGTCACAGTACGCATATTATTTAA
- a CDS encoding sensor histidine kinase — protein MRGILSAKTFKNRMVLCFTFVGITPIIILSIIYMSVFEKRNFENFVEENQKNIKYIMTNVDKQLTRIEKVSFWFYSNKQLDQVLTTQYEDDIKRNVDIINFNKYAQEYILNSFTDSSLSKILITGNNGVELQLGDDTSVIDADSVKNKKWFELYQDAKITDLVISPEKYHKNTYVFPISRDIVSSMSEKPIGKSILFFQSNLISSVFNQFEIPNGDELFIINDKGQCVAHQKAMYIGQNFLDREYVETILAKDKYNDKQKYIKTMIGNKEYIINYYKHPYNHLIIIQASPLDIYYSSKLLFTHITIAVLCFTAIALLGSVIFLSIQLTKPIKGILGHLKSISGGVLEIDKTTEGEDEIGTIGKGINDMVENISFLVDKLIEEERVKKDLEFKMLQNQINPHFLYNTLNCIKWMATIQNAVGISDMTGALASILQNISKGTDDKIPVYEEFLLVDDYMCIQNIRYNGKISLEYHIEESDLTTASIIKFTLQPIIENAIFHGIEPKQGTGKIDVFLKKVGEDLNIIIRDDGVGMNEKQLKQLFSEPLSNNKSSMNAIGIKNVDERLKIYYGEAYGLSVTSQEGLYTEVKICIPYEKVREDGGGEYA, from the coding sequence ATGAGAGGGATTTTATCCGCTAAAACGTTTAAAAATAGGATGGTCTTATGTTTTACATTTGTAGGTATTACCCCTATTATTATTTTAAGTATTATTTATATGAGTGTATTTGAAAAAAGAAACTTCGAAAATTTTGTTGAAGAAAACCAAAAGAATATTAAATACATTATGACAAATGTAGATAAGCAGTTAACGCGTATTGAGAAGGTATCTTTTTGGTTTTATTCCAATAAGCAGCTTGATCAGGTATTAACGACGCAGTATGAAGATGATATTAAACGTAATGTTGATATTATTAATTTTAACAAATATGCTCAGGAATATATTTTAAATAGTTTTACAGATAGTAGCCTTTCTAAAATTCTTATTACAGGCAATAATGGGGTTGAACTTCAGCTTGGAGATGATACATCCGTAATAGATGCCGATAGTGTTAAAAATAAGAAATGGTTTGAGCTTTATCAAGATGCTAAAATTACAGATCTGGTTATAAGCCCAGAAAAATATCATAAAAACACTTATGTATTTCCAATATCCAGAGATATCGTCAGCAGCATGAGTGAAAAGCCTATAGGCAAGAGTATTTTATTTTTTCAAAGCAATCTTATTTCAAGTGTATTTAATCAATTTGAGATTCCAAATGGTGATGAATTATTTATTATCAATGACAAGGGTCAGTGTGTTGCACATCAAAAAGCTATGTACATAGGTCAAAATTTTTTAGACAGGGAGTATGTTGAAACTATTCTGGCTAAAGACAAATATAATGATAAACAAAAATATATTAAAACGATGATCGGTAATAAGGAATATATTATTAATTATTATAAACATCCCTATAACCATTTAATTATTATACAAGCTTCTCCACTGGACATTTATTATTCCAGTAAATTACTGTTTACCCATATAACAATAGCAGTTTTATGTTTTACGGCGATAGCCCTGTTGGGGAGTGTCATCTTTTTATCGATCCAGCTTACAAAGCCTATAAAAGGTATTTTGGGCCATTTAAAGAGCATATCCGGTGGTGTACTTGAGATTGATAAAACAACAGAAGGCGAAGATGAGATCGGGACAATTGGTAAAGGCATCAATGACATGGTAGAAAATATTAGTTTTTTAGTAGATAAGCTCATAGAAGAAGAAAGAGTTAAAAAAGATCTGGAGTTTAAGATGCTCCAAAATCAAATTAACCCTCACTTTTTATATAATACCTTAAATTGTATCAAGTGGATGGCAACCATTCAAAATGCTGTAGGTATCAGCGATATGACAGGGGCACTTGCAAGTATTTTGCAAAACATTTCTAAGGGAACAGATGATAAAATTCCTGTATATGAAGAATTTTTATTAGTAGACGATTATATGTGTATTCAAAACATAAGATATAATGGCAAGATTAGTTTAGAATACCATATTGAAGAAAGTGACTTAACGACAGCTAGTATTATTAAATTTACTTTGCAGCCTATTATTGAAAATGCCATTTTTCATGGTATAGAGCCCAAACAAGGCACAGGGAAAATAGATGTTTTTTTAAAGAAAGTGGGAGAAGATCTCAATATTATTATAAGGGATGATGGGGTAGGAATGAATGAAAAACAGCTCAAACAGCTCTTTAGTGAACCACTATCTAATAATAAATCATCCATGAATGCGATAGGTATTAAAAACGTTGATGAAAGACTAAAAATATATTATGGTGAAGCATATGGCTTATCAGTCACTAGTCAAGAAGGCCTATATACAGAGGTTAAGATTTGCATACCTTATGAAAAAGTAAGGGAAGATGGAGGGGGAGAATATGCTTAA
- a CDS encoding ABC transporter substrate-binding protein, with protein sequence MSRKSRLMKVFASLCAVTIASGALAGCASKGSTSASAEASKPADSTTKEAPAKPGEKTDEVKTIKFAVWDYGTTDYWGKVVEAFEAANPGVKVQVIDIPSADYTAKTPIMLASGDDTDVFTVKDMPTYSSMIAKNQIIPLDDYIAKDNIDMVPYAGVDESIKVDNKLYALPFRSDYWLLYYNKDIFDAAGLSYPSDDMTWNEYRELAKKLTSGTGNDKVYGAHAHTWLSAILSWAYTDGKHSLMDGEYDFLKPAFEVALGMQNEDKSIMEFGSLKTANVHYSGPFYKEQVAMIPMGTWFINMIINTKNKGETDVNWGFTKVPHMDGQQAGESIGNVTPMAINKNSKNPDAAWEFIKFISTEPGAKVLADLGTLPAYKTPDILNTFSSIDGFPQECKPALEVKKVTLEMPPHPDSAAVEKVLKEEHELIMLGAIGLDQGIANMNKRVQEVLK encoded by the coding sequence ATGTCAAGAAAATCAAGACTTATGAAAGTATTTGCATCATTATGTGCAGTAACTATTGCATCTGGAGCATTAGCAGGCTGTGCATCTAAAGGAAGTACCAGTGCCAGTGCAGAAGCTAGTAAGCCTGCGGATAGCACAACTAAAGAGGCGCCAGCAAAACCTGGAGAAAAGACAGATGAAGTTAAGACGATCAAGTTTGCAGTGTGGGATTATGGAACAACTGATTATTGGGGAAAGGTTGTAGAAGCGTTTGAAGCAGCCAATCCAGGGGTAAAAGTACAAGTAATAGATATTCCTTCAGCAGACTACACGGCTAAAACACCTATTATGCTTGCATCAGGAGATGATACAGATGTATTTACAGTTAAAGATATGCCAACTTATTCAAGTATGATTGCTAAAAATCAGATCATTCCGCTTGATGATTATATTGCAAAAGATAATATAGATATGGTACCTTATGCAGGTGTAGATGAAAGTATAAAAGTGGATAATAAACTTTATGCATTACCTTTTAGAAGTGACTACTGGCTTCTTTACTATAATAAAGATATATTTGATGCAGCGGGACTCTCTTATCCATCAGATGATATGACTTGGAATGAATACCGAGAGCTAGCTAAAAAGCTTACATCGGGTACCGGTAATGATAAAGTTTATGGGGCACATGCACATACTTGGTTATCTGCAATACTTAGCTGGGCTTATACAGACGGTAAGCATTCTCTTATGGATGGTGAATATGATTTCTTAAAACCAGCTTTTGAAGTAGCCTTAGGGATGCAAAATGAAGATAAGTCAATAATGGAATTTGGATCTTTAAAAACAGCTAATGTTCACTACAGCGGTCCTTTCTATAAGGAACAAGTTGCAATGATTCCAATGGGAACTTGGTTTATCAATATGATTATTAATACTAAAAACAAAGGTGAAACAGATGTCAACTGGGGCTTTACAAAAGTACCACATATGGATGGACAACAAGCCGGAGAAAGTATCGGAAATGTTACACCAATGGCTATTAATAAAAATTCTAAAAATCCAGATGCTGCTTGGGAATTTATTAAATTTATTTCAACAGAACCAGGTGCAAAAGTGCTTGCAGACCTTGGTACATTACCAGCTTACAAAACACCAGACATTCTTAATACATTCAGCAGTATAGATGGATTCCCACAAGAATGCAAACCTGCATTAGAGGTTAAAAAAGTAACGCTTGAAATGCCACCACATCCAGATTCAGCAGCAGTAGAAAAAGTATTAAAAGAAGAGCATGAACTTATCATGTTAGGAGCAATTGGTCTTGACCAGGGTATTGCGAATATGAATAAACGTGTTCAGGAAGTACTTAAATAA
- a CDS encoding response regulator, with the protein MLKAMIVDDEPLVRLGLESMIKWEELGYTLVPCATNGQEGLDHIIHYRPDIVITDIKMPIMDGIQMIEKCKARGINIKFIVLSSYDEFNLVKQVMKLGAMDYLIKLNLNEKELSELLIKLREELSENAKEKSKDEELKQYLISNKKTLKQDFIRKLMLGMIDLKDKKSIRKDIKGLGMNENLTYALNCIRLVKPETKQEAQMNDMTSFYLVNMCQDTLSNFGKGYVFLRTEKELIVFVELNKAYLTDEVLYKEFIGSLGEKLLQMIKQYFNKMAVIGVSRVYDNLLGLNDAFKESMEAVKLIITDEKLPIYFYSDQAKQDAKNCNKVDILDLKESLIAAMDTGDEKLLNELFETIYDRFNHCVSRQNAYEICYKLVYIVTVLGPNGEMIIKETFDKDYTEFENIQAFTTIGEVVLWIKKLQSGISQFINQKYLDVANIKVKKAKQYINQNIYVKMTLPEVAEKLEISSGYLSTIFKKVEGKSFSDYVAEVKISEAKKLLKEDNYKIYEVSAKLGYDDPYYFSKLFKKVASMTPTEFMCKG; encoded by the coding sequence ATGCTTAAGGCAATGATTGTTGATGATGAACCTTTAGTAAGGTTAGGACTTGAATCTATGATTAAGTGGGAAGAACTAGGCTATACGCTTGTGCCTTGTGCGACCAATGGACAAGAAGGCCTAGATCATATCATTCATTATAGACCGGATATAGTCATTACAGACATTAAGATGCCGATTATGGATGGCATTCAGATGATTGAAAAGTGTAAAGCAAGAGGGATAAATATTAAGTTTATTGTACTAAGTAGCTATGATGAGTTTAACTTAGTTAAGCAGGTAATGAAGCTTGGGGCGATGGATTACCTTATTAAGCTTAATTTAAATGAAAAAGAACTGAGTGAGTTACTTATTAAGCTCAGAGAAGAATTAAGTGAAAATGCAAAAGAAAAATCAAAAGATGAAGAACTTAAGCAATATCTTATCAGCAATAAAAAGACGCTGAAACAGGATTTTATTAGAAAATTAATGCTGGGTATGATTGATTTAAAAGATAAAAAATCTATTCGAAAAGATATAAAAGGATTAGGGATGAATGAAAACTTAACTTATGCCCTAAACTGTATTAGACTTGTCAAACCAGAGACAAAACAAGAGGCGCAAATGAATGATATGACATCTTTTTATTTGGTCAATATGTGTCAGGATACATTATCTAATTTTGGAAAGGGGTATGTATTTCTAAGAACAGAGAAAGAGTTGATCGTGTTTGTTGAGCTTAATAAAGCCTATTTAACCGATGAGGTACTCTATAAAGAGTTCATAGGTAGTTTGGGAGAAAAACTTTTGCAGATGATTAAGCAGTATTTTAACAAAATGGCTGTTATAGGCGTAAGTCGTGTATATGATAACCTGCTGGGGCTTAATGATGCTTTTAAGGAAAGCATGGAAGCTGTAAAACTTATTATAACAGATGAAAAGCTACCTATTTATTTTTATAGTGACCAAGCAAAACAGGATGCAAAAAACTGCAATAAAGTTGACATATTAGATTTAAAAGAAAGCCTTATAGCTGCTATGGATACGGGAGATGAAAAGCTGCTTAACGAGTTGTTTGAAACGATCTATGACCGATTTAATCACTGTGTATCTAGACAAAATGCTTATGAGATCTGCTATAAGCTTGTTTATATTGTAACGGTTTTAGGGCCAAATGGAGAAATGATTATTAAAGAGACCTTTGATAAAGACTATACAGAATTTGAAAACATTCAAGCTTTTACTACCATAGGTGAGGTTGTTTTATGGATTAAGAAACTGCAGAGTGGCATCAGTCAGTTTATTAATCAGAAGTATTTAGATGTGGCGAATATTAAAGTTAAAAAAGCTAAACAGTATATTAATCAAAATATTTATGTCAAAATGACTTTGCCGGAGGTTGCAGAAAAATTAGAAATTAGTTCAGGGTATCTAAGTACCATTTTTAAAAAAGTAGAAGGCAAATCTTTTTCAGATTACGTAGCAGAGGTTAAAATTAGTGAAGCTAAAAAGCTGTTGAAAGAAGATAACTATAAAATTTATGAAGTATCAGCCAAGCTTGGTTATGATGATCCGTATTATTTCAGCAAGCTTTTTAAAAAGGTTGCATCTATGACACCTACAGAATTTATGTGTAAGGGATAG
- a CDS encoding ureidoglycolate lyase, with protein MRKIQAKPISAENFKSYGSFYSITHPTGHNLGDFYHDHVLFPVSGDMPIAFSALVSKKPEKMIVTAAEYHNTTAEGVLPLDADVILHVAPPSNKPVPELTEAFIVPMGTMVKLNTGVWHLAALPIDKEEVHVLIVLPERIYFNDCTIVEYATEDQIEIEL; from the coding sequence ATGAGAAAGATTCAAGCAAAACCAATAAGTGCAGAAAATTTTAAGTCATATGGAAGCTTTTATAGTATAACTCATCCGACAGGGCATAATTTGGGAGATTTTTATCATGATCATGTACTATTTCCAGTATCAGGGGATATGCCTATAGCCTTTTCGGCTTTAGTTTCAAAAAAGCCAGAGAAGATGATCGTTACTGCAGCTGAATATCATAATACTACAGCTGAAGGCGTACTGCCATTAGATGCTGATGTTATTTTACATGTTGCACCACCATCAAATAAACCAGTACCAGAATTAACAGAAGCTTTTATTGTACCAATGGGAACAATGGTTAAACTAAATACTGGCGTGTGGCATTTAGCAGCTCTGCCTATTGATAAAGAAGAAGTACATGTACTTATTGTACTTCCAGAACGAATCTATTTTAATGATTGCACGATAGTTGAGTATGCGACAGAAGACCAAATTGAAATTGAACTGTAA
- a CDS encoding dihydroxyacetone kinase subunit DhaK: MKKVINKPEDYVKEMLEGLYIAHPDLITYTAGDVRCLVSVNKKEGKVGIATGGGSGHLPLFLGYVGKGMLDGCSVGDVFQSPSAEQMLAVTKEIDSGAGVLYIYGNYNGDIFNFDMAAEMADFEEDIRVESVVAGEDVASAGPAAEGEKNTRRGVAGIIFVYKCAGAAADAMMSLDEVKRIAEKAALNVRTMGVALTPCIVPRVGTPGFSIGEDEMEIGMGIHGETGIRRGKLESADKIVDEMLDKIVADIPYVSGDEVAVLVNGLGATPLDEQYIVTRRINASLKEKGIKVHRYYVGEYATSLEMAGFSISLLKLDDELRGLLDAPAQTPFFVQM, encoded by the coding sequence ATGAAAAAAGTAATTAACAAACCAGAGGATTATGTAAAAGAAATGTTAGAAGGACTATACATAGCTCATCCAGATCTCATTACCTATACAGCTGGTGATGTACGTTGTCTAGTATCTGTTAATAAAAAAGAAGGCAAAGTAGGTATCGCGACAGGTGGAGGTTCAGGACATTTACCATTATTTTTGGGCTATGTAGGTAAAGGAATGTTGGATGGATGTTCTGTAGGGGATGTATTCCAATCACCGAGTGCAGAACAAATGTTAGCTGTTACAAAAGAAATTGATTCTGGAGCTGGAGTATTATACATCTATGGCAACTACAATGGAGATATTTTCAACTTTGATATGGCAGCTGAAATGGCAGATTTTGAAGAAGATATCCGGGTTGAAAGTGTTGTAGCGGGTGAAGATGTTGCTTCGGCAGGACCAGCAGCAGAAGGTGAAAAAAATACCAGAAGAGGCGTTGCAGGTATTATCTTTGTTTATAAATGTGCAGGGGCAGCTGCTGACGCCATGATGAGTTTAGACGAGGTAAAACGTATAGCTGAAAAAGCAGCACTTAATGTAAGAACGATGGGTGTAGCCTTAACCCCTTGTATCGTACCTAGGGTTGGCACACCGGGTTTCTCGATTGGTGAAGATGAAATGGAAATTGGTATGGGGATTCATGGTGAAACAGGTATTAGACGAGGTAAATTAGAATCAGCTGACAAAATAGTGGATGAAATGTTAGACAAAATAGTTGCGGATATTCCATATGTATCTGGTGATGAAGTGGCTGTTCTTGTAAATGGACTTGGGGCAACGCCGCTGGATGAACAATATATTGTAACTAGAAGAATTAATGCTTCTTTAAAGGAAAAGGGTATCAAGGTGCACCGCTATTATGTTGGCGAATATGCTACCTCTCTTGAAATGGCAGGATTTTCGATTTCATTACTAAAATTAGATGATGAATTAAGAGGATTACTTGATGCACCAGCACAAACACCTTTCTTTGTACAAATGTAA
- a CDS encoding ABC transporter permease — protein MDKLKTSLKNTDKNTVALLGIAILIFIIMGILAPKSFLSIKNLQGMCVQFPEFGILAFGMMLAMISGGIDLSLVGIANLAGIIASALMIRMGGSNLSIAIGILAAIIVGGLCGVFNGFLIGYLQIPAMLVTLGGLQLYTGLGLAITKGPALTGLPSAFNLIANGTILNIPVALIIFIIAAISIGFLLKSTVYGQHVCFMGTNATAARYSGINNLKVTIYTYGISGILGGVAGILIASHYNSAKSDYGSSYTLLTLLIVVLGGINPDGGRGKVIGVTLAVIVLQLVSSAFNILRVNAFIKTFVWGIILIAVMVGTLLAEKNKFKS, from the coding sequence ATGGATAAACTAAAAACATCCTTAAAAAACACAGATAAAAATACAGTTGCTTTACTTGGAATTGCTATACTCATTTTTATAATTATGGGGATCTTGGCACCAAAATCTTTTCTAAGTATTAAAAATCTGCAGGGGATGTGTGTTCAATTTCCAGAGTTTGGCATACTTGCTTTTGGCATGATGCTGGCTATGATTTCAGGCGGCATTGATTTATCTCTTGTAGGCATTGCAAACTTAGCTGGCATTATTGCTTCGGCATTGATGATCCGAATGGGAGGGAGCAATCTTTCAATCGCGATAGGTATTTTAGCTGCAATCATTGTAGGAGGGCTTTGTGGTGTATTCAATGGCTTTTTGATAGGCTATCTGCAGATACCAGCGATGTTGGTTACACTTGGAGGACTGCAACTCTATACAGGGCTTGGGCTTGCTATTACAAAAGGGCCGGCACTTACAGGTTTGCCATCTGCATTTAACTTGATAGCTAATGGAACGATACTCAATATTCCAGTCGCACTTATTATATTTATTATTGCAGCAATTAGTATAGGCTTTTTACTAAAATCTACTGTTTATGGTCAGCATGTATGTTTTATGGGTACTAATGCAACAGCTGCTAGATACTCGGGTATCAATAACCTAAAGGTTACAATTTATACATATGGTATATCCGGCATTCTGGGAGGCGTCGCAGGTATTTTGATAGCATCTCATTATAATTCAGCTAAATCTGATTATGGTTCTAGTTATACACTTCTAACATTGCTTATTGTAGTACTGGGTGGTATTAATCCGGATGGCGGACGGGGAAAAGTAATTGGTGTTACATTAGCTGTTATTGTATTGCAGTTAGTATCTAGTGCTTTTAATATCTTAAGAGTCAATGCGTTTATTAAAACATTTGTATGGGGAATCATTTTAATTGCTGTTATGGTAGGAACGCTTTTAGCAGAAAAAAATAAATTTAAAAGTTAG
- the dhaL gene encoding dihydroxyacetone kinase subunit DhaL, whose translation MNNTYLIKLLKEMQDIMCEHRDYLIKLDSVVGDGDLGLTMSDGFTAAYKKVVESGETDAGRLLYNAGKAMSTAVPSTMGTLMASGLMQAGKVLKGKSELEPADIVTIFEAYLEGVANRGKAKIGDKTFIDGLEPAVRALRLALEYGETLEMAATKAREAAEEGFEHTTTMIAVHGRAATRGEASRALQDPGAAVAVLMMRAFETSIS comes from the coding sequence ATGAATAATACTTATTTGATTAAACTTTTAAAAGAAATGCAAGATATTATGTGTGAACATAGAGATTATTTAATTAAACTAGATAGTGTAGTAGGAGACGGTGATTTAGGTCTTACTATGAGCGATGGATTTACTGCGGCTTATAAGAAAGTTGTAGAGAGCGGCGAAACAGATGCAGGTAGATTGCTTTATAATGCAGGAAAGGCAATGTCAACTGCTGTTCCATCGACAATGGGGACGCTGATGGCCTCTGGCCTGATGCAAGCTGGTAAAGTTTTAAAAGGAAAATCAGAACTAGAGCCAGCAGATATTGTGACTATTTTTGAGGCTTACCTAGAGGGGGTTGCCAATAGAGGTAAAGCAAAAATAGGCGATAAGACATTCATTGATGGCCTTGAACCAGCAGTAAGGGCACTAAGATTGGCGTTAGAATATGGAGAGACACTTGAGATGGCGGCAACAAAAGCGAGGGAAGCTGCAGAAGAAGGATTTGAACATACCACAACTATGATTGCTGTACATGGCAGAGCCGCCACGAGAGGTGAAGCATCCAGAGCGCTTCAAGACCCAGGAGCAGCAGTTGCAGTGCTGATGATGAGAGCCTTTGAAACAAGTATCTCTTAA
- a CDS encoding methyl-accepting chemotaxis protein yields MAKPKRLRNQITDRITLSIVIIITIVGFTLVSLTLHTAKSVGKFGLNVLGNVLSQNVNSEMLDTYFKDTVDTKNVEKIKSQIDSYYQHINNFVPTIYIASKHENTWLYIAGYESKTAVTPKGTLIHTPEGLIDATHSNQFTYSDHNMSLSKLESTLDLYIPLTNSVSHPTVMVIGLKTAIFSQIILGIILSILAFLGILISVIRFATMATVKHSTKDIDALVKKMNELSDFKGDLTKRVEISSQNEVGLLAQDTNKMLDSIGDFLKNVSDVTHILSNSGHEYAQIMISITNSTQTIQERLRRTVDRIKEQSSSTENISARIYEVQQAVETVAISAQSVNENVYTTVQRVKRGQDSIEEVQRHTLTMIDDMKETNASVSTLEMLSNQITDIVDTMVGIAGQTNLLALNASIEAARAGESGRGFAVVAEEVRKLAESSALQSQDIAKLIHSVQDTISNVSKYVSSTSMRIDEEQNLISSVNDEFDAIVTDVEQISDKVQNVYGATEEMVASTTVVSDAVQHLTHIADENTNDALEVSSQMNAQAKNIQNISDSISSLSALASKLDVKMKDIKL; encoded by the coding sequence ATGGCTAAACCCAAACGCTTACGCAATCAAATTACAGACAGAATTACTTTATCTATTGTTATTATTATAACGATAGTAGGCTTTACACTAGTCTCCCTAACGCTCCATACAGCAAAATCTGTAGGAAAATTCGGTTTAAATGTCTTAGGAAATGTCCTGTCTCAAAATGTCAATTCAGAAATGCTGGATACCTATTTTAAAGATACCGTGGATACAAAAAATGTCGAAAAAATAAAATCTCAGATTGACAGCTATTATCAACATATTAATAACTTTGTTCCTACTATTTATATTGCCAGCAAACATGAGAATACTTGGTTATATATAGCAGGCTATGAATCTAAGACAGCTGTAACGCCTAAGGGCACTCTGATACATACACCAGAGGGGTTAATAGATGCAACTCATTCAAATCAATTTACTTATTCTGATCACAATATGAGTCTATCAAAACTTGAATCAACCCTTGACCTATACATTCCATTAACTAATAGTGTTTCACATCCTACTGTAATGGTCATTGGCCTTAAAACAGCTATTTTTTCTCAGATTATTTTAGGCATTATCCTATCAATACTTGCTTTTTTAGGGATACTTATTTCAGTTATAAGATTTGCTACAATGGCTACTGTCAAGCATTCTACTAAAGATATAGATGCTCTGGTTAAAAAAATGAATGAGCTTTCAGATTTTAAAGGAGATCTCACTAAACGTGTGGAAATATCAAGCCAAAACGAGGTAGGCCTGTTGGCACAAGATACCAACAAAATGTTGGATTCAATTGGTGACTTTCTTAAAAATGTCTCTGATGTTACCCATATACTTTCAAACAGCGGCCATGAATATGCCCAGATTATGATTAGTATCACAAACAGCACCCAAACTATTCAAGAACGACTTCGCCGCACTGTAGATAGAATTAAAGAACAGTCTTCTTCAACCGAAAATATTTCTGCTAGAATCTACGAGGTCCAGCAAGCTGTTGAAACCGTAGCAATAAGTGCTCAAAGCGTCAACGAGAACGTCTATACAACTGTCCAAAGGGTCAAGAGGGGCCAAGATAGTATCGAAGAAGTGCAGCGCCATACGCTCACTATGATTGATGATATGAAGGAGACAAACGCAAGTGTCTCTACGCTTGAAATGCTTTCAAATCAGATTACAGACATTGTAGATACTATGGTTGGTATAGCTGGTCAGACTAATCTTCTCGCCCTTAATGCCTCTATCGAAGCTGCCCGTGCTGGTGAATCTGGCCGTGGCTTTGCAGTTGTTGCAGAGGAGGTAAGAAAACTCGCCGAAAGTTCAGCCCTTCAATCTCAAGATATTGCAAAACTTATTCATTCTGTTCAAGATACGATCAGTAATGTTTCAAAATATGTATCCTCTACTTCTATGCGTATTGATGAAGAACAAAATCTAATCAGCAGCGTAAATGATGAATTTGATGCCATCGTCACCGATGTGGAGCAAATTTCTGATAAAGTTCAAAATGTCTATGGTGCTACGGAAGAAATGGTTGCAAGCACAACTGTAGTTTCAGATGCAGTGCAGCACTTAACCCATATTGCAGATGAAAATACCAATGATGCCCTAGAAGTTTCCTCACAAATGAACGCTCAAGCTAAAAACATCCAAAATATCTCTGATAGTATTTCAAGTTTAAGCGCTTTAGCCTCAAAATTAGACGTCAAGATGAAAGATATTAAACTTTAA